One Lepus europaeus isolate LE1 chromosome 7, mLepTim1.pri, whole genome shotgun sequence DNA segment encodes these proteins:
- the PRSS23 gene encoding serine protease 23 gives MVPSMTGIPGLLILLLFFLLCAVGQVSPYSASWKPTWPAYRLPVVLPQSTLNLAKPDFAAEAKLEVSSSCGPQCHKSSPLPTYEEVKQYLSYETLYANGSRTETQVGIYVLSSGGGGAQRGDSESSGRSRRKRQIYGYDSRFSIFGKDFLLNYPFSTSVKLSTGCTGTLVAEKHVLTAAHCIHDGKTYVKGTQKLRVGFLKPKFKDGSRGANHSSSAIPEKMKFQWIRVKRTHVPKGWIKGNANDIGMDYDYALLELKKPHKRKFMKIGVSPSAKQLPGGRIHFSGYDNDRPGNLVYRFCDVKDETYDLLYQQCDAQPGASGSGVYVRMWKRQQQKWERKIIGIFSGHQWVDMNGSPQDFNVAVRITPLKYAQICYWIKGNYLDCREG, from the coding sequence ATGGTGCCCAGCATGACGGGGATTCCAGGACTCCTcatccttctcctcttcttcctgctcTGTGCTGTTGGACAGGTGAGCCCTTACAGTGCCTCCTGGAAACCCACGTGGCCTGCTTACCGCCTGCCTGTCGTCTTGCCCCAGTCTACCCTCAACCTAGCCAAGCCAGATTTTGCAGCTGAAGCAAAATTGGAAGTGTCCTCTTCATGTGGTCCCCAGTGTCATAAGAGCAGTCCTCTGCCCACATATGAAGAGGTCAAGCAGTACCTGTCGTATGAAACGCTCTATGCCAATGGCAGCCGCACAGAGACGCAGGTGGGCATTTATGTCCTCAGCAGTGGTGGAGGTGGGGCCCAACGTGGAGACTCAGAGTCTTCGGGGAGGTCTCGGAGGAAGCGGCAGATTTATGGCTACGACAGCAGGTTCAGCATTTTTGGGAAGGACTTCCTGCTCAACTACCCTTTCTCAACATCAGTGAAGTTATCTACAGGCTGCACCGGCACCCTGGTGGCAGAGAAGCACGTCCTCACAGCTGCACATTGCATACATGATGGAAAAACCTATGTGAAAGGGACACAGAAACTTCGAGTGGGCTTCCTCAAGCCCAAGTTTAAAGATGGCAGCCGAGGGGCCAACCACTCAAGCTCAGCCATACCCGAAAAGATGAAATTTCAATGGATCCGTGTGAAACGCACTCACGTGCCCAAGGGCTGGATCAAAGGCAACGCCAATGACATTGGCATGGATTATGACTACGCCCTCTTGGAACTCAAGAAACCCCACAAGAGAAAGTTCATGAAGATTGGGGTGAGCCCTTCTGCCAAACAGCTGCCAGGGGGCAGAATCCACTTCTCTGGTTATGATAATGACCGGCCAGGCAACTTAGTGTACCGCTTCTGTGATGTCAAAGATGAGACCTATGACCTACTCTACCAGCAGTGTGATGCCCAGCCCGGGGCCAGCGGCTCAGGGGTCTACGTGAGGATGTGGAAGAGACAGCAGCAAAAGTGGGAGCGAAAAATTATTGGCATCTTCTCAGGGCACCAGTGGGTGGACATGAATGGTTCTCCACAAGATTTCAATGTGGCCGTTAGAATCACTCCTCTCAAATACGCCCAGATTTGCTATTGGATTAAAGGAAATTACCTGGATTGTAGAGAGGGGTGA